A stretch of the Polyangiaceae bacterium genome encodes the following:
- a CDS encoding 50S ribosomal protein L10, protein MERADKEVEIGEVKQRFERMTSAVFLDFKGLNVAVVTKLRDEFRKAGVEYRVVKNTLVRHAIKHHKWADKLDDTLTGMTGIAWSYEDPSAAAKVVKAFRKEKEHEKLKIKAGLIEGQVLNADGVENQLATMPGKNELRASLLATMAAPMQQFLQQLNAPLQNFVYLLKAKEDAADKAG, encoded by the coding sequence ATGGAGCGCGCGGATAAAGAAGTTGAGATCGGCGAGGTCAAGCAACGCTTCGAGCGTATGACTTCGGCCGTTTTCCTCGACTTCAAGGGTCTCAACGTCGCGGTTGTTACCAAACTGCGCGACGAATTCCGGAAGGCGGGCGTCGAGTATCGAGTCGTGAAAAACACGCTCGTTCGTCACGCGATCAAGCATCACAAGTGGGCGGACAAGCTTGACGACACGCTGACTGGAATGACGGGGATCGCTTGGAGCTACGAGGATCCGAGCGCGGCCGCCAAGGTCGTGAAGGCCTTTCGCAAGGAGAAAGAACACGAAAAGCTGAAGATCAAGGCAGGTCTCATCGAGGGGCAGGTTCTCAATGCCGATGGCGTGGAGAATCAGCTTGCGACGATGCCTGGCAAGAACGAGCTTCGAGCGTCGCTTTTGGCAACGATGGCGGCGCCGATGCAGCAGTTCCTGCAGCAATTGAACGCTCCTCTTCAGAATTTCGTGTACCTGCTGAAGGCGAAGGAGGACGCGGCCGACAAGGCGGGCTGA
- the rplL gene encoding 50S ribosomal protein L7/L12, protein MAEITREQIVDHLSNLTVIQIAELIKDLENKWGVKAAPAAVAVAAGPAAAAEAPKVEEKTEFDVVLATAGANKIQVIKAIREITGLGLKEAKDLVEAAPKNVKEGVSKADAEEMKKKLTEAGATVELK, encoded by the coding sequence ATGGCTGAGATCACGCGGGAGCAGATCGTCGATCACCTTTCCAACTTGACGGTCATTCAGATCGCCGAGCTGATCAAGGATCTGGAGAACAAGTGGGGCGTCAAGGCTGCACCGGCGGCCGTTGCCGTTGCTGCAGGACCGGCGGCTGCTGCCGAAGCGCCGAAGGTTGAAGAGAAGACCGAGTTCGATGTCGTGTTGGCAACCGCCGGCGCGAACAAGATCCAGGTCATCAAGGCCATTCGTGAGATCACGGGCCTTGGTTTGAAGGAAGCGAAGGACCTCGTCGAGGCCGCACCGAAGAACGTCAAGGAAGGCGTTTCGAAGGCCGATGCCGAGGAAATGAAGAAGAAGCTGACCGAGGCAGGTGCGACGGTCGAGCTCAAGTAA
- the nusG gene encoding transcription termination/antitermination protein NusG gives MAKKWYVIHTYSGFEAKVRDALQQRAKQHGLDDKIGEILIPSETVTENRPGGKTRVRQKLSLPGYIFVEMDMSEVVWHLVKDTPKVTGFIGNQTPQEVPAPQIESLRRGIVEGAVKPKPKLTFEVGEEVRVLDGAFANFTGTVDDVKMDKQKLKVKVSIFGRPTSVELDFSAVEKR, from the coding sequence ATGGCGAAGAAGTGGTACGTCATTCACACCTACTCGGGATTCGAGGCGAAGGTGCGCGATGCGCTCCAGCAGCGGGCCAAGCAGCATGGGCTCGACGACAAGATTGGGGAGATCCTGATCCCGAGCGAAACGGTTACGGAGAACCGGCCTGGCGGTAAGACGCGAGTTCGTCAGAAGTTGAGCCTGCCGGGGTACATTTTCGTCGAGATGGACATGAGTGAGGTCGTGTGGCATCTCGTCAAGGACACGCCGAAGGTAACTGGTTTCATTGGCAACCAGACGCCGCAGGAGGTGCCGGCGCCGCAGATTGAGAGTTTGCGGCGAGGCATCGTCGAGGGGGCGGTCAAACCCAAGCCGAAGCTGACTTTCGAGGTAGGCGAAGAAGTTCGCGTGCTCGATGGGGCTTTCGCCAACTTCACGGGCACGGTGGATGACGTGAAGATGGATAAGCAGAAGCTGAAGGTGAAGGTGTCTATTTTCGGGCGCCCCACGAGTGTGGAGCTTGATTTTTCAGCCGTGGAGAAGCGTTGA
- the rpoB gene encoding DNA-directed RNA polymerase subunit beta yields MPSVVQSNFRIRKNLGRVRRIIDVPNLIDIQKSSYDKFLQMSIPPHEREEVGLQAVFRSVFPIKDFNGTSELVFVSYNLEPPKYDVEECRQRGMTYAAPIKVTNQLMIYDTRDGGERIVRDIKEQEVYFGELPLMTDTGTFIINGTERVVVSQLHRSPGVFFDHDKGKTHSSGKLLYSARVIPYRGSWLDFEFDPKDIIYVRIDRRRKMHATVLLRALGYSTQDLLNYFYSTETVYLEKGGKYAKSIEYDLLAGQRATRDIKIKEDVIVKKNTKFTRAAIRKMKEAKLERLGIEIEELVGKVAAHDVVDPETGEVIIEVNEELTESKLDRIRDAKLDSFRILFIDGLNVGSYLRDTLLADKVKTQEDSILEIYRRLRPGDPPTLETAKTLFQNLFFNPERYDLSKVGRLKLNYKFYRDLPEGQRPNLDLTVLTPQDILETVRHLIELKNGRGSVDDIDHLGNRRVRAVGELMENQYRIGLVRMERAIKERMSMSQEIDTLMPHDLINAKPVSAVVKEYFGSSQLSQFMDQTNPLSEVTHKRRLSALGPGGLTRERAGFEVRDVHATHYGRICPIETPEGPNIGLIASLSTYARVNEFGFVETPYRRVADGRVTDEVTWLSALEEEGKYIAQATAGLDDSRKFRETVVSARLNGDFKIVSADMIELMDIAPNQMVSVAAALVPFLEHDDANRALMGANMQRQAVPLIKSEAPIVGTGMEARLARDSGVCVVARRKGIVESVDATRIVVRAAGEGAEVPDIYHLMKYQRSNQSTCYTQKPIVRTGDVVKAGDVLADGPSTDMGELALGQNVLVAFMPWQGYNFEDSILVSERIAKDDVFTSIHIEEFECVARDTKLGKEEITRDIPNVGEEALKDLDDSGIVRIGAEVRPGDILVGKITPKGETQLSPEEKLLRAIFGEKAGDVRDSSLKVPPGVSGIVINARVFSRKGTEKDERARDIEDHEKMRIERTRDEEIKILRDSFYRRVREIFIGRTTNGKLVDDKGKVLLQKGDVINDENLSEIPRKYWGEVPVEETEQVQQILRDLEDLVRTREEHFRDKIERLSKGDELPPGVIKMVKVYIAIKRKLQVGDKMAGRHGNKGVISRILPEEDMPYLQDGRPVDIVLNPLGVPSRMNVGQILEIHLGWGAFELGRQLQQMLEEQRAVHEVRSKINAIYAGDVESEATVEQFSDEDVKRAAKKIGRGVFVASPVFDGASEADIKGALSLASVPRSGQAILFDGRTGEAFDQNVTVGIMYMLKLHHLVDDKIHARSIGPYSLVTQQPLGGKAQFGGQRLGEMEVWAMEAYGAAYALQEFLTVKSDDVMGRTRMYEAIVKGEYTLEAGLPESFNVLIKELQSLCLNVELVETGLEASAAEEE; encoded by the coding sequence ATGCCGTCGGTCGTCCAATCCAACTTCCGCATCCGTAAGAATCTGGGGCGTGTTCGTCGTATCATCGACGTTCCCAACCTCATCGACATCCAGAAATCCAGCTACGACAAGTTTCTGCAAATGAGCATCCCGCCGCACGAGCGGGAAGAAGTCGGGCTCCAAGCGGTCTTCCGCTCGGTATTTCCTATCAAGGACTTCAATGGGACGAGCGAGCTCGTCTTTGTGTCCTACAACCTCGAGCCGCCAAAGTACGACGTCGAGGAATGTCGCCAGCGAGGCATGACCTACGCGGCGCCGATCAAAGTCACCAATCAGCTCATGATCTACGACACCCGTGACGGTGGCGAGCGCATCGTGCGCGACATCAAGGAGCAGGAGGTGTACTTCGGCGAGCTTCCGCTGATGACCGACACGGGTACGTTCATCATCAACGGCACCGAACGTGTCGTCGTCAGCCAGCTCCATCGTTCGCCCGGTGTCTTTTTCGATCACGACAAAGGCAAGACGCATTCGAGCGGCAAGCTGCTCTATTCGGCGCGCGTCATTCCGTATCGCGGATCGTGGCTCGACTTCGAGTTCGACCCGAAGGACATCATTTACGTGCGTATCGACCGTCGCCGGAAGATGCACGCCACGGTCCTTTTGCGCGCGCTCGGCTACTCCACGCAGGACCTGCTCAACTACTTCTATTCGACGGAAACCGTCTATCTCGAGAAGGGCGGCAAGTACGCCAAGAGCATCGAGTACGACCTTCTCGCCGGTCAGCGCGCGACGCGTGACATCAAGATCAAGGAAGATGTCATCGTCAAGAAAAACACGAAGTTCACGCGCGCCGCGATTCGCAAAATGAAGGAAGCGAAGCTCGAACGTCTCGGCATCGAGATCGAAGAGCTCGTCGGCAAAGTCGCCGCGCATGACGTCGTCGACCCGGAAACGGGCGAGGTCATCATCGAGGTGAACGAAGAGCTGACCGAATCGAAGCTCGACCGCATTCGTGATGCAAAGCTCGACAGCTTCCGCATCCTCTTCATCGACGGCCTCAACGTCGGCTCGTACCTGCGCGACACGCTGCTCGCGGACAAGGTGAAGACGCAGGAGGATTCGATCCTGGAGATCTACAGGCGTCTGCGCCCCGGTGATCCTCCGACGCTCGAGACGGCCAAGACGCTGTTCCAGAACCTGTTTTTCAACCCCGAGCGTTACGACCTGTCGAAGGTCGGTCGTCTCAAGTTGAACTACAAGTTTTACCGCGACTTGCCTGAGGGGCAGCGGCCGAATTTGGACCTCACGGTTCTCACGCCGCAGGACATTCTCGAGACCGTTCGGCATCTCATCGAGCTGAAGAATGGTCGCGGATCGGTCGATGACATCGACCACCTCGGTAATCGTCGTGTGCGTGCCGTCGGTGAGCTGATGGAAAATCAGTACCGAATCGGTCTCGTGCGCATGGAGCGAGCGATCAAGGAGCGTATGAGCATGTCGCAAGAGATCGACACGCTCATGCCGCACGACCTCATCAACGCCAAGCCGGTGAGTGCGGTCGTGAAGGAGTACTTCGGTAGCTCGCAGCTCTCGCAGTTCATGGACCAGACAAACCCGCTGTCCGAAGTGACGCACAAACGTCGTTTGTCCGCGCTCGGTCCGGGCGGTCTGACGCGCGAACGAGCGGGCTTCGAAGTGCGCGACGTTCACGCGACGCACTACGGGCGTATCTGCCCGATCGAGACGCCGGAAGGGCCGAACATCGGTCTCATTGCGTCGCTTTCGACATACGCACGGGTCAACGAGTTCGGGTTTGTCGAGACGCCCTATCGTCGCGTCGCGGATGGTCGAGTCACCGATGAAGTGACTTGGCTGAGCGCGCTCGAGGAAGAAGGCAAGTACATCGCGCAGGCAACTGCGGGGCTCGACGATTCGCGCAAGTTCCGCGAGACCGTCGTGAGCGCTCGTCTCAACGGCGACTTCAAGATCGTGTCGGCGGACATGATCGAGCTCATGGACATTGCGCCGAACCAGATGGTCAGCGTTGCCGCGGCGCTCGTTCCGTTCCTCGAGCACGACGATGCCAACCGCGCGCTCATGGGCGCGAACATGCAGCGTCAGGCCGTGCCGCTCATCAAGAGCGAAGCGCCGATCGTCGGCACGGGCATGGAAGCACGTCTCGCGCGTGACTCCGGCGTGTGCGTGGTTGCGCGTCGGAAAGGCATCGTCGAGAGCGTCGATGCAACGCGCATCGTCGTGCGAGCTGCGGGTGAAGGTGCCGAGGTGCCGGACATCTATCACCTGATGAAGTACCAGCGTTCGAACCAATCGACCTGTTACACGCAGAAGCCGATTGTTCGGACAGGCGATGTCGTGAAGGCCGGTGACGTGCTCGCGGATGGCCCCTCGACGGACATGGGCGAGCTCGCGCTCGGTCAGAACGTCCTCGTCGCCTTCATGCCGTGGCAAGGGTACAACTTCGAGGACTCGATTCTCGTATCCGAGCGCATTGCGAAGGACGACGTGTTCACCTCGATCCACATCGAGGAATTCGAGTGCGTCGCGCGCGACACGAAGCTTGGCAAAGAAGAGATCACGCGCGACATCCCGAACGTCGGCGAAGAAGCGCTGAAGGATCTCGACGACTCCGGCATCGTTCGGATCGGCGCCGAGGTTCGTCCGGGCGACATCCTCGTCGGAAAGATCACGCCCAAGGGCGAAACGCAGCTATCTCCCGAAGAGAAGCTTTTGCGTGCGATCTTCGGCGAAAAGGCCGGCGACGTGCGCGACAGCTCGCTGAAGGTTCCGCCGGGCGTCAGCGGCATCGTCATCAACGCTCGCGTGTTCTCGCGCAAGGGAACCGAAAAGGACGAACGAGCGCGGGACATCGAAGATCACGAGAAGATGCGCATCGAGCGCACGCGTGATGAAGAGATCAAGATCCTGCGTGATTCGTTCTATCGGCGAGTCCGTGAGATCTTCATCGGCAGGACGACGAACGGCAAGCTCGTCGACGACAAGGGCAAGGTGCTGCTCCAGAAGGGCGACGTGATCAACGACGAGAATTTGTCGGAGATCCCGCGCAAGTACTGGGGCGAAGTTCCTGTCGAGGAGACCGAGCAGGTGCAGCAGATCCTGCGCGATCTCGAAGACCTCGTGCGCACGCGCGAAGAGCACTTCCGGGACAAGATCGAGCGCCTATCGAAGGGCGACGAACTTCCGCCGGGTGTGATCAAGATGGTGAAGGTCTACATCGCCATCAAGCGCAAGCTCCAGGTGGGCGACAAGATGGCCGGTCGTCACGGCAACAAGGGTGTCATCAGCCGGATTCTTCCGGAGGAAGACATGCCGTACCTGCAGGACGGTCGTCCCGTGGACATCGTGCTCAATCCGCTCGGTGTTCCGAGTCGTATGAACGTCGGCCAGATCCTCGAGATCCACCTTGGCTGGGGCGCATTCGAGCTCGGACGGCAACTTCAGCAGATGCTCGAGGAGCAGCGAGCGGTGCACGAGGTTCGCTCGAAGATCAACGCGATCTACGCGGGTGATGTCGAGAGCGAAGCGACAGTGGAGCAATTCAGCGATGAAGACGTCAAGCGAGCCGCCAAGAAGATCGGTCGCGGTGTCTTCGTTGCATCGCCCGTCTTCGACGGTGCAAGCGAAGCGGACATCAAGGGTGCCTTGTCGCTCGCGAGCGTTCCTCGATCAGGTCAAGCGATCCTGTTCGATGGGCGCACGGGCGAGGCGTTCGATCAGAACGTCACGGTGGGCATCATGTACATGCTGAAGCTTCACCACCTCGTCGACGACAAGATCCACGCGCGCTCGATCGGTCCGTACTCGCTCGTCACGCAGCAGCCGCTGGGTGGCAAGGCGCAGTTCGGTGGGCAGCGTCTCGGCGAGATGGAGGTGTGGGCGATGGAGGCTTACGGCGCGGCATACGCGCTGCAGGAGTTCCTCACTGTCAAGTCGGACGACGTCATGGGTCGTACGCGGATGTACGAGGCGATCGTCAAGGGCGAGTACACGTTGGAGGCGGGTTTGCCCGAGAGCTTCAACGTGCTCATCAAGGAATTGCAGTCGTTGTGTTTGAACGTCGAACTGGTCGAGACGGGCCTGGAAGCCTCGGCCGCGGAAGAGGAGTGA
- the tuf gene encoding elongation factor Tu codes for MAKEKFNRTKPHVNVGTIGHIDHGKTTLTAAIVKVQSEDKLAKVISYADIAKGGTVRDETKTVTIAAAHVEYESPKRHYAHVDCPGHADYIKNMITGAAQMDGAILVVSALDSVMPQTREHVLLARQVGLNHLVVFLNKCDAVDDPEMLDLVEMEVRELLNKYKFDGDNAPVVRGASLPALQGDAKWKLSIKELLNALDSYIPEPERAVDKPFLMAVEDVFSIKGRGTVATGRIERGVIKVGEEIEILGFKDTRKSVVTGVEMFRKLLDQGQAGDNVGCLLRGVEKDEIERGQVLAKPGSIKPHTKFLGEVYVLKKEEGGRHTPFFTNYRPQFYIRTTDVTGTVMLPEGVKMVMPGDNITMNIELIAPVALEEQMRFAIREGGKTVGAGVVTKILE; via the coding sequence ATGGCCAAAGAGAAATTCAATCGAACCAAGCCCCACGTGAACGTCGGCACGATCGGTCACATCGATCATGGCAAGACCACGCTCACTGCAGCCATCGTCAAGGTCCAGTCCGAGGACAAGCTCGCCAAGGTGATCTCGTACGCCGACATCGCCAAGGGCGGTACGGTTCGCGACGAGACCAAGACGGTGACGATTGCTGCGGCGCACGTCGAATACGAGTCGCCGAAGCGACACTATGCGCACGTCGACTGCCCCGGACACGCCGACTACATCAAGAACATGATCACGGGTGCGGCGCAGATGGACGGCGCGATTCTCGTCGTCAGCGCGCTCGACAGCGTCATGCCGCAGACCCGCGAACACGTGCTCCTCGCGCGTCAGGTCGGTCTGAACCACCTCGTCGTGTTCCTCAACAAGTGCGACGCGGTCGACGACCCCGAGATGCTCGACCTCGTCGAGATGGAAGTCCGCGAGCTCCTCAACAAGTACAAGTTCGATGGCGACAACGCGCCCGTCGTTCGTGGTGCGTCGCTTCCGGCGCTTCAGGGCGATGCGAAGTGGAAGCTATCGATCAAGGAGCTCCTCAATGCGCTCGACAGCTACATTCCCGAGCCCGAGCGTGCCGTGGACAAACCCTTCCTCATGGCGGTCGAAGACGTCTTTTCGATCAAGGGCCGTGGTACGGTCGCGACGGGTCGTATCGAGCGCGGCGTGATCAAGGTTGGCGAAGAGATCGAGATTCTCGGCTTCAAGGACACGAGGAAGTCCGTCGTCACGGGCGTCGAGATGTTCCGCAAGCTGCTCGATCAAGGCCAAGCTGGCGACAACGTCGGGTGCCTCTTGCGTGGTGTCGAGAAGGACGAGATCGAGCGCGGTCAGGTGCTCGCCAAGCCCGGTTCGATCAAGCCGCACACGAAGTTCCTCGGCGAGGTGTACGTCTTGAAGAAGGAAGAGGGCGGTCGTCACACGCCGTTCTTCACGAATTATCGTCCCCAGTTCTACATCCGCACGACGGACGTGACGGGTACGGTGATGCTGCCCGAAGGCGTGAAGATGGTCATGCCGGGCGACAACATCACGATGAACATCGAGCTCATCGCCCCCGTAGCTCTCGAGGAGCAGATGCGGTTTGCCATCCGCGAGGGTGGGAAGACCGTTGGCGCTGGGGTCGTTACGAAGATTCTCGAGTAG
- the rplK gene encoding 50S ribosomal protein L11, giving the protein MAKKVTGYVKLQLPAGKANPSPPVGPALGQHGVNIMAFCKDFNSRTSSQEGMIIPVVITVYSDRSFTFVLKTPPASVLLKKAAGLPTQKKPGAGSKEPNKVKVGQVTQKQLQELAQLKMQDMNTTNLESAMRSMAGTARSMGITIVD; this is encoded by the coding sequence ATGGCGAAGAAGGTCACCGGGTACGTCAAGCTCCAGCTTCCTGCGGGGAAGGCCAATCCTTCGCCGCCAGTTGGTCCTGCGCTTGGGCAGCATGGTGTGAACATCATGGCGTTCTGCAAGGACTTCAACTCGCGGACGTCGTCGCAGGAAGGGATGATCATTCCGGTCGTGATCACGGTGTATTCCGACCGGTCTTTTACCTTCGTTTTGAAGACGCCTCCGGCGTCGGTTCTTTTGAAGAAGGCTGCTGGGCTTCCGACGCAGAAGAAGCCTGGAGCGGGTTCCAAGGAGCCCAACAAGGTGAAAGTGGGTCAGGTTACCCAGAAGCAGCTTCAGGAGCTTGCACAACTCAAGATGCAAGACATGAACACGACAAACCTCGAATCCGCAATGCGGAGCATGGCGGGCACGGCTCGTTCGATGGGTATTACGATCGTCGATTGA
- a CDS encoding protein kinase, with translation MECPACHHSNIDGARFCAKCGAPLPTPTSDEDPLIGSIVGGRYRITDILGEGGMGRVYTAEQQMGTTVRKAAVKTLLAQYAKDPQVLARFNRECGTVAELEHPNTIKVYDFGQTNTGELYIAMELLVGTSLEEALEKGGAMQPERVERIIGQAAGSLQEAHDKGIVHRDLKPANIFLTKRAGEDDYVKVLDFGIAKRAERPDSKEQKLTQQGTVLGTPPYMSPEQFRGQELDARSDIYSLAVVTYEMLTGRLPFEADTPWAWATQHLTAQPFPFEVTPVGANVPPKMRAAILRGLEKDRNKRQASVKQFFEELSLGGARAGAPITGQQAAHAGAGMAMAGMPSGQMHAMPSGQMHAMPSGQMQGMPSGPMPARPGGTQIGEPLFVQQQPQPMHAPAGRTVVDTGQSAAMSMTPQPMPAMPMHTHQQPMHGHMGGPAYPAPPPPPQAAGKQSNNMMPIIAGIAVLTLLGIVGVIFAFSGSKSSGSDGEVLTLPSATTPTAVVVASDPPTTPSSSATAEPASSSTGTIGTAAGTSTAGSGSTASTTTTTSKPTPSVDPKADAACDAAISLARGTNTSLAISQYRSCAGPKRSSALAAIDASAAREVQRKKCAAKGIANQAAAIGASSGKNALPKECK, from the coding sequence ATGGAGTGTCCCGCCTGTCACCACTCGAACATCGATGGAGCTCGCTTTTGCGCCAAATGCGGCGCGCCGCTCCCAACACCCACGTCCGATGAAGATCCCTTGATCGGCTCGATCGTCGGCGGTCGTTATCGCATCACCGACATCCTCGGCGAGGGCGGCATGGGGCGCGTGTACACCGCCGAGCAACAGATGGGCACCACCGTGCGCAAAGCCGCGGTGAAAACGCTGCTCGCGCAATACGCCAAAGACCCTCAAGTTCTCGCTCGCTTCAACCGCGAATGCGGCACCGTCGCCGAACTCGAACACCCCAACACGATCAAGGTCTACGACTTCGGACAAACCAACACCGGCGAGCTCTACATCGCGATGGAGCTGCTCGTTGGTACGTCGCTCGAAGAAGCCCTCGAGAAGGGCGGCGCGATGCAACCCGAACGCGTCGAACGCATCATCGGACAAGCCGCCGGATCGCTCCAAGAAGCACACGACAAAGGCATCGTTCATCGCGATCTCAAACCGGCAAACATCTTCCTCACCAAGCGTGCCGGCGAAGACGACTACGTCAAAGTGCTCGACTTCGGCATCGCCAAACGCGCCGAACGACCAGACTCCAAAGAGCAAAAACTCACGCAGCAAGGCACGGTGCTCGGAACACCGCCCTACATGAGTCCGGAGCAGTTTCGTGGACAAGAGCTCGATGCCCGCAGCGACATCTACTCGCTCGCCGTCGTGACGTACGAAATGCTCACCGGACGGCTTCCTTTCGAGGCCGATACGCCGTGGGCATGGGCAACGCAGCATCTGACGGCACAACCGTTTCCGTTCGAAGTAACGCCGGTCGGAGCGAACGTGCCGCCGAAGATGCGAGCCGCGATCCTGCGTGGTCTCGAGAAAGATCGAAACAAACGCCAAGCGTCCGTGAAGCAGTTTTTCGAGGAACTGTCGCTGGGTGGTGCTCGCGCAGGTGCACCCATAACCGGACAACAAGCCGCTCACGCAGGTGCAGGCATGGCCATGGCCGGCATGCCGAGCGGTCAGATGCACGCGATGCCAAGCGGCCAAATGCACGCGATGCCAAGTGGCCAAATGCAGGGCATGCCAAGTGGTCCGATGCCGGCGCGTCCGGGCGGCACCCAGATCGGCGAACCGCTCTTCGTGCAGCAGCAGCCGCAGCCCATGCATGCGCCCGCAGGTCGCACGGTCGTCGACACGGGGCAAAGCGCAGCGATGAGCATGACGCCACAGCCGATGCCAGCGATGCCGATGCACACGCATCAGCAGCCGATGCACGGACACATGGGAGGCCCCGCCTATCCCGCTCCGCCTCCACCACCTCAAGCCGCGGGCAAACAGTCGAACAACATGATGCCCATCATCGCCGGCATCGCGGTGCTCACGCTGCTTGGCATCGTCGGCGTCATCTTCGCGTTCAGCGGCAGCAAGAGCTCGGGCAGCGACGGTGAAGTGCTCACCTTGCCGTCAGCTACGACGCCTACGGCTGTCGTCGTCGCATCGGATCCACCAACCACACCATCGAGCAGCGCAACGGCCGAGCCTGCGTCGTCCTCCACAGGTACGATCGGGACTGCTGCAGGCACCTCCACCGCAGGCTCTGGCTCCACGGCGTCGACGACGACCACCACATCGAAGCCAACTCCATCGGTGGATCCCAAAGCCGACGCCGCTTGCGACGCCGCCATCTCGCTTGCGCGCGGCACCAACACATCGCTCGCGATCTCGCAATACCGCTCGTGCGCCGGGCCCAAGCGCAGCAGCGCGCTCGCCGCCATCGACGCGTCTGCTGCACGCGAAGTGCAAAGGAAAAAGTGCGCAGCAAAAGGTATCGCGAATCAAGCTGCCGCGATCGGCGCATCGAGCGGCAAGAACGCACTTCCGAAAGAGTGCAAGTAG
- the secE gene encoding preprotein translocase subunit SecE — translation MMAGFFAAAILGGYILGKVVQTLWSDLASRDWFNQSLPSLAAVPEESRTTFAMVFGGIVALVVVLRTYRRPDVRTWTDEVASELMKVKWPTKKDVTNSTLVVIAASSFATLYLALLDRLWSFVTSIVYGTGS, via the coding sequence GTGATGGCTGGGTTTTTCGCGGCAGCCATTCTTGGTGGGTACATTCTTGGCAAGGTGGTTCAGACCCTCTGGTCGGATCTTGCTAGCCGCGATTGGTTCAACCAATCCTTGCCCTCGCTTGCGGCAGTGCCCGAAGAGAGCCGGACGACCTTCGCGATGGTCTTTGGTGGCATCGTTGCTCTCGTGGTGGTGCTTCGAACGTATCGTCGTCCTGATGTGCGAACGTGGACCGACGAAGTGGCTTCGGAGCTCATGAAGGTCAAATGGCCGACGAAGAAGGACGTCACGAACTCGACGTTGGTCGTCATTGCAGCAAGTTCCTTTGCAACGTTGTACCTAGCGTTGCTCGACAGGTTGTGGTCGTTCGTGACCAGCATCGTCTACGGGACCGGGAGCTAG
- the rplA gene encoding 50S ribosomal protein L1: MPKVAKKRAAVQSLVDRTRKYSLHEACTLVKKAATAKFDETVDIAVRLGVNPRHADQMVRGAVVLPHGTGQSVRVLVFAKGEKAKDAEAAGADFVGEADLVAKIQEGFMDFDRVIATPDMMGLVGKLGRILGPRGLMPNPKVGTVTVDVKTAVSEAKAGKVEYRVEKAGIVHARIGKVSFKEEALAKNAEALIQALVRAKPSTAKGVYLRSITMSSTMGPGVRIDPVHLSGAAEEG, from the coding sequence ATGCCGAAAGTCGCCAAGAAACGCGCTGCGGTCCAAAGCTTGGTCGATCGTACGCGCAAGTACTCGCTTCATGAAGCGTGTACGCTTGTTAAGAAGGCTGCTACGGCGAAGTTCGACGAAACGGTCGACATCGCAGTGCGGCTCGGCGTGAACCCGCGTCATGCCGATCAGATGGTTCGTGGAGCTGTGGTTTTGCCGCACGGGACTGGCCAAAGCGTTCGGGTCCTCGTCTTCGCCAAGGGCGAAAAGGCGAAGGATGCGGAGGCAGCAGGCGCAGACTTCGTTGGCGAAGCCGATCTGGTGGCCAAGATCCAGGAAGGCTTCATGGACTTCGACCGGGTCATCGCGACACCGGACATGATGGGTTTGGTCGGTAAACTCGGCCGTATCCTTGGTCCGCGCGGACTCATGCCGAACCCGAAGGTCGGAACGGTGACTGTCGATGTGAAGACGGCCGTTTCCGAAGCGAAGGCAGGCAAGGTCGAGTATCGGGTCGAGAAAGCGGGCATCGTGCACGCTCGGATCGGCAAAGTCTCGTTCAAGGAGGAGGCGCTCGCAAAGAACGCTGAAGCCTTGATCCAGGCTCTGGTCCGCGCGAAGCCATCGACGGCCAAAGGGGTGTATCTGCGGAGCATCACCATGTCGTCCACGATGGGGCCCGGTGTGCGGATTGATCCGGTGCATCTCAGCGGTGCGGCGGAGGAGGGCTGA
- the rpmG gene encoding 50S ribosomal protein L33, with protein sequence MRNYKTTKAPGSHIEIKKFCPTCKKHTMHRETK encoded by the coding sequence ATGAGGAATTACAAGACGACGAAGGCTCCCGGTAGCCACATAGAGATCAAGAAATTTTGCCCGACGTGCAAGAAGCACACTATGCATCGGGAGACGAAGTAG